The Sciurus carolinensis chromosome 18, mSciCar1.2, whole genome shotgun sequence genome contains a region encoding:
- the Dnase1 gene encoding deoxyribonuclease-1 — translation MRVSRPLIVLLALASLLHMVMALRIAAFNIRSFGDTKMSNDTLSSYIVRILSRYDIALVQEVRDTYLTAVGKLLDELNWNAPDNYHYVVSKPLGRNSYKEQYLFLYRPDQVSVLDSYYYDDGCEPCGNDTFSREPAIVKFFSPFTHVREFAIVPLHAAPTDAVTEIDALYDVYLDVQQKWGLEDVMLMGDFNAGCSYVTPSQWSSIRLRTDPAFQWLIPDTADTTVTSTHCAYDRIVVSGALLQAAIVPASAAPFDFQEAFGLSEQLAEAISDHYPVEVTLRRA, via the exons ATGAGGGTTTCAAGGCCACTGATAGTGCTGCTCGCCCTGGCCAGCCTGCTGCACATGGTCATGGCTTTGAGAATTGCAGCCTTCAACATCCGAAGTTTTGGAGACACCAAGATGTCCAATGACACCCTCTCCAGCTACATTGTGCGG ATCCTGAGTCGCTACGACATTGCTCTTGTCCAGGAGGTCAGAGACACCTATCTGACAGCGGTGGGGAAACTGCTGGATGAACTCAACTG GAATGCACCCGACAACTATCACTACGTGGTCAGTAAGCCCCTGGGACGCAACAGCTATAAGGAACAGTACCTCTTCCTCTACAG GCCTGACCAGGTGTCCGTGTTGGACAGCTACTACTACGACGATGGCTGTGAGCCCTGCGGGAATGACACCTTCAGCCGAGAGCCAGCCATTGTCAAGTTCTTCTCCCCGTTCACAC ACGTCAGGGAGTTTGCCATCGTGCCCCTGCACGCTGCCCCAACAGACGCAGTGACTGAGATTGATGCGCTCTATGATGTCTACCTGGATGTCCAGCAGAAGTGGGGCCTGGAG GATGTCATGTTGATGGGCGACTTCAACGCTGGCTGCAGCTACGTAACCCCCTCCCAGTGGTCCTCCATCCGTCTGCGTACAGACCCGGCCTTCCAGTGGCTGATTCCCGACACGGCGGACACCACAGTCACATCCACACACTGTGCCTACGACAG GATTGTGGTCTCGGGAGCTCTGCTCCAAGCTGCCATTGTCCCCGCCTCGGCTGCTCCTTTTGACTTCCAGGAGGCATTTGGCCTGAGTGAGCAGCTC GCTGAGGCCATCAGTGACCACTACCCAGTGGAGGTGACGCTGAGGAGAGCCTGA